One Solanum lycopersicum chromosome 4, SLM_r2.1 DNA window includes the following coding sequences:
- the LOC101256280 gene encoding trimethyltridecatetraene synthase-like isoform X1 → MVIPWVFLVFGSWLLALAFVIKILNHPKRKLPPGPKPWPIIGNLNLLGSLPHKSLHHLSQKYGDLMLLKFGSKPVLIASSPEMAKEILKTHDISFASRPPLAAGKYISFNYSDMTWASYGPHWRQTRKISLTGLLNPTTLNSLEYIRVEERQTLISRLFPLSGKPILLKHRLARFTLRTINRLIMSETYCSSDASVVTHERLQWMFDEWFVLSGLINIGDWIPWLSWFDLQGYVKRMKALRKNMTEFYEYVLEDHKAKRQKEENYSPKDMVDAMLHLADDPNLEIKLTTDTMMGLIHDLVGGGTDTAATTIEWAFQELLKRPNIMEKAQQELDRAIGREGWVKEEDFSKLPYIDAIIKETFRLHPLCALIPPHYSTEDCNVAGYDIPKGTTVYVNAWSLGRNPKYWDRPEEFIPERFIENNIDIKGQNFGLLPFGSGRRKCPGYSLGIKIVRTTMANLLHGFDWKLAGDMKPEDISMDEIYGLTTHPKNPISLIMEPRLPLHLY, encoded by the exons ATGGTCATCCCTTGGGTTTTCCTAGTGTTTGGCTCATGGCTACTAGCATTAGCTTTTGTCATAAAAATATTGAACCATCCCAAGAGGAAACTACCACCAGGTCCAAAGCCATGGCCAATTATTGGAAATTTGAACCTCCTTGGTTCACTCCCACATAAATCTTTGCACCATCTTTCACAAAAATATGGAGATTTAATGCTACTAAAGTTTGGTTCGAAGCCTGTTTTGATAGCATCATCTCCAGAAATGGCTAAAGAGATATTAAAAACACATGATATAAGCTTTGCTTCTCGCCCTCCATTAGCTGCCGGTAAGTACATTAGCTTTAACTATTCAGACATGACATGGGCATCTTACGGTCCACACTGGCGTCAAACTAGAAAAATATCACTAACCGGACTACTTAATCCTACAACACTTAATTCATTAGAGTATATTCGTGTTGAGGAAAGACAAACTTTGATATCTCGTCTTTTTCCTCTCTCAGGAAAACCAATTTTACTTAAACATCGTTTAGCTCGATTTACTCTTCGCACTATAAATAGGTTGATTATGAGTGAAACATATTGTAGTAGTGATGCTTCAGTAGTAACTCATGAAAGATTGCAATGGATGTTTGATGAGTGGTTTGTTCTTAGTGGGCTTATTAATATTGGGGATTGGATACCTTGGCTTAGTTGGTTCGACTTACAAGGATACGTAAAACGAATGAAGGCATTAAGAAAGAATATGACagaattttatgaatatgtaCTTGAAGATCACAAGGCAAAGAGGCAAAAAGAGGAGAATTATAGTCCAAAGGATATGGTTGATGCTATGTTACACCTTGCTGATGACCCTAATCTTGAAATTAAGCTTACTACAGATACAATGATGGGATTAATACAT GATTTGGTAGGTGGTGGAACAGATACTGCAGCAACAACGATAGAGTGGGCATTTCAAGAACTTCTGAAGAGACCAAACATCATGGAGAAGGCACAACAAGAACTTGACAGAGCCATTGGAAGAGAAGGATGGGTAAAAGAAGAGGACTTCTCTAAGTTACCTTATATCGATGCCATAATTAAAGAGACATTTAGACTTCATCCTTTATGTGCATTGATTCCTCCTCATTACTCCACTGAGGATTGTAATGTCGCTGGTTATGACATACCAAAAGGGACAACTGTTTATGTAAACGCATGGTCTTTAGGAAGAAATCCAAAGTATTGGGATAGGCCAGAAGAGTTCATTCCTGAAAGATTCATAGAAAATAACATAGACATAAAGGGACAAAATTTTGGGTTGTTGCCATTTGGTTCAGGAAGAAGAAAGTGCCCGGGGTATAGCCTAGGTATAAAGATTGTTCGAACAACAATGGCTAACTTGTTGCATGGATTTGATTGGAAATTAGCAGGAGATATGAAGCCAGAAGATATAAGCATGGACGAGATTTATGGATTGACTACACACCCAAAAAATCCCATATCTTTGATCATGGAACCAAGACTTCCACTCCATCTTTATTAG
- the LOC101256280 gene encoding trimethyltridecatetraene synthase-like isoform X2, which translates to MVIPWVFLVFGSWLLALAFVIKILNHPKRKLPPGPKPWPIIGNLNLLGSLPHKSLHHLSQKYGDLMLLKFGSKPVLIASSPEMAKEILKTHDISFASRPPLAAGKPILLKHRLARFTLRTINRLIMSETYCSSDASVVTHERLQWMFDEWFVLSGLINIGDWIPWLSWFDLQGYVKRMKALRKNMTEFYEYVLEDHKAKRQKEENYSPKDMVDAMLHLADDPNLEIKLTTDTMMGLIHDLVGGGTDTAATTIEWAFQELLKRPNIMEKAQQELDRAIGREGWVKEEDFSKLPYIDAIIKETFRLHPLCALIPPHYSTEDCNVAGYDIPKGTTVYVNAWSLGRNPKYWDRPEEFIPERFIENNIDIKGQNFGLLPFGSGRRKCPGYSLGIKIVRTTMANLLHGFDWKLAGDMKPEDISMDEIYGLTTHPKNPISLIMEPRLPLHLY; encoded by the exons ATGGTCATCCCTTGGGTTTTCCTAGTGTTTGGCTCATGGCTACTAGCATTAGCTTTTGTCATAAAAATATTGAACCATCCCAAGAGGAAACTACCACCAGGTCCAAAGCCATGGCCAATTATTGGAAATTTGAACCTCCTTGGTTCACTCCCACATAAATCTTTGCACCATCTTTCACAAAAATATGGAGATTTAATGCTACTAAAGTTTGGTTCGAAGCCTGTTTTGATAGCATCATCTCCAGAAATGGCTAAAGAGATATTAAAAACACATGATATAAGCTTTGCTTCTCGCCCTCCATTAGCTGCCG GAAAACCAATTTTACTTAAACATCGTTTAGCTCGATTTACTCTTCGCACTATAAATAGGTTGATTATGAGTGAAACATATTGTAGTAGTGATGCTTCAGTAGTAACTCATGAAAGATTGCAATGGATGTTTGATGAGTGGTTTGTTCTTAGTGGGCTTATTAATATTGGGGATTGGATACCTTGGCTTAGTTGGTTCGACTTACAAGGATACGTAAAACGAATGAAGGCATTAAGAAAGAATATGACagaattttatgaatatgtaCTTGAAGATCACAAGGCAAAGAGGCAAAAAGAGGAGAATTATAGTCCAAAGGATATGGTTGATGCTATGTTACACCTTGCTGATGACCCTAATCTTGAAATTAAGCTTACTACAGATACAATGATGGGATTAATACAT GATTTGGTAGGTGGTGGAACAGATACTGCAGCAACAACGATAGAGTGGGCATTTCAAGAACTTCTGAAGAGACCAAACATCATGGAGAAGGCACAACAAGAACTTGACAGAGCCATTGGAAGAGAAGGATGGGTAAAAGAAGAGGACTTCTCTAAGTTACCTTATATCGATGCCATAATTAAAGAGACATTTAGACTTCATCCTTTATGTGCATTGATTCCTCCTCATTACTCCACTGAGGATTGTAATGTCGCTGGTTATGACATACCAAAAGGGACAACTGTTTATGTAAACGCATGGTCTTTAGGAAGAAATCCAAAGTATTGGGATAGGCCAGAAGAGTTCATTCCTGAAAGATTCATAGAAAATAACATAGACATAAAGGGACAAAATTTTGGGTTGTTGCCATTTGGTTCAGGAAGAAGAAAGTGCCCGGGGTATAGCCTAGGTATAAAGATTGTTCGAACAACAATGGCTAACTTGTTGCATGGATTTGATTGGAAATTAGCAGGAGATATGAAGCCAGAAGATATAAGCATGGACGAGATTTATGGATTGACTACACACCCAAAAAATCCCATATCTTTGATCATGGAACCAAGACTTCCACTCCATCTTTATTAG
- the LOC101252174 gene encoding cytochrome P450 71A1-like → MAICISFVIKILNHPKRKLPPGPKPWPIIGNLNHLSSFPHKSLHHLSQKYGDLMLLKFGSKPVLIVSSPEMAEEILKTHDMIFASRPPLAAIKYFSYNYSDMTWASYGAHWRQGRKISLTELLNPRTLNSLEDIRVEERKTLISRLFNLSGKPILLKDHLTLFTLRTINRSIMSKTYCSDQSNSDTSIITHERLQWMLDEWFLLGGVINIGDWIPWLNWLDLQGYIKRTKALGKNMTEFYEYVLEDHKAKRQTEENYIPKDMVDAMLQLADDPNLEIKLTTDSIMGLIHDLVGGGTDTAATMIEWAFQELLRSPNIMEKAQQELDRAIGRERWVEEEDFSKLPYIDAIIKESFRLHPLCAMLPPRYSTEDCNVAGYDIPKGTTVYVNAWSLGRNPKYWDRPEEFIPERFIENGIDIKGQNFALLPFGSGRRKCPGNSLGMKVVRTTMANLLHGFNWKLGGDMRSEDISMDEISGLTTHLKNPISLITEPRLSLHLY, encoded by the exons ATGGCTATTTGCATTAGCTTTGTCATAAAAATATTGAACCATCCCAAGAGGAAACTACCACCAGGTCCAAAGCCATGGCCAATTATTGGCAATTTGAACCACCTTAGTTCATTCCCACATAAATCATTGCACCATCTTTCACAAAAATATGGAGATCTAATGCTACTAAAGTTTGGTTCGAAGCCTGTTTTGATAGTATCATCTCCAGAAATGGCTGAAGAGATATTAAAAACACATGATATGATCTTTGCTTCTCGCCCTCCATTAGCTGCCATTAAGTACTTTAGCTATAACTATTCAGACATGACATGGGCATCTTATGGTGCACACTGGCGTCAAGGTAGAAAAATATCACTAACCGAACTACTCAATCCTAGAACACTCAATTCATTAGAGGATATTCGCGTTGAGGAaagaaaaactttgatttctcgtCTTTTTAATCTCTCGGGAAAACCAATCTTGCTTAAAGATCATTTAACTCTATTTACTCTTCGCACTATAAATAGGTCAATTATGAGTAAAACATATTGTAGTGATCAGTCAAACTCAGATACTTCAATAATAACTCATGAAAGATTGCAATGGATGTTGGATGAGTGGTTTCTTCTAGGTGGGGTGATTAATATTGGGGATTGGATACCTTGGCTTAATTGGTTGGACTTGCAAGGATACATAAAACGAACGAAGGCATTAGGAAAGAACATGACagaattttatgaatatgtaCTTGAAGATCACAAGGCAAAGAGGCAAACAGAGGAGAATTATATTCCAAAGGATATGGTTGATGCTATGTTACAACTTGCCGATGATCCTAATCTTGAAATTAAGCTTACAACAGATAGTATCATGGGATTAATACAT GATTTGGTAGGTGGCGGAACAGATACTGCAGCAACAATGATAGAGTGGGCATTTCAAGAACTTTTGAGGAGTCCAAACATCATGGAGAAGGCACAGCAAGAACTTGACAGAGCCATTGGAAGAGAACGATGGGTAGAAGAAGAGGACTTCTCTAAGTTACCTTACATAGATGCCATAATCAAAGAGTCATTTAGACTTCATCCTTTATGTGCAATGCTTCCTCCTCGTTACTCTACTGAGGATTGTAATGTCGCTGGTTATGACATACCAAAAGGGACAACTGTTTATGTAAACGCATGGTCTTTAGGAAGAAATCCAAAGTATTGGGACAGGCCAGAAGAGTTCATTCCAGAAAGGTTCATAGAAAATGGCATAGACATAAAAGGACAAAATTTCGCATTGTTGCCATTTGGTTCAGGAAGGAGAAAGTGCCCGGGGAATAGCCTTGGTATGAAGGTTGTTCGAACAACTATGGCTAACTTGTTGCATGGATTCAACTGGAAATTAGGAGGAGATATGAGGTCAGAAGATATAAGCATGGACGAAATTTCTGGATTGACTACACACCTAAAAAACCCGATATCTTTGATCACGGAACCAAGACTTTCCCTCCATCTTTATTAG